A stretch of the Ornithodoros turicata isolate Travis chromosome 4, ASM3712646v1, whole genome shotgun sequence genome encodes the following:
- the LOC135391380 gene encoding putative nuclease HARBI1: protein MRSALTVEEQLTITLRCLATGESFHSLHYQDCIWTSRVHNKIKRVCTALCNYLIPRYMRLPSTSAQWETIADRFFSLWHFPHCIGAVDGKHVRIRCPPKAGSSFFNYKGYHSMVLMALVDADKKAIFVDAGVIGRCDDSVTFRGTELFQKLESGVCNIPEPVPLPGQNYPTAFVVIADAAFSMKYYMLRPYAQRELQSKANRVYNYR from the exons ATGAGAAGTGCGTTAACCGTGGAAGAGCAACTCACGATCACGCTCCGCTGCCTAGCAACAG GAGAGTCGTTCCACTCCCTCCACTACCAGGATTGTATTTGGACAAGTAGAGTCCACAACAAGATCAAGAGGGTCTGCACAGCACTGTGTAACTACCTGATTCCCCG CTACATGAGGCTGCCATCTACCAGTGCACAGTGGGAGACAATTGCAGACAGATTCTTCTCTCTTTGGCACTTCCCCCACTGCATCGGCGCTGTCGATGGAAAACATGTGAGGATCAGGTGCCCcccaaaggccgggtcttcatTTTTTAACTATAAGGGATACCACAGCATGGTGCTCATGGCGCTCGTCGATGCAGATAAAAAG GCCATCTTCGTGGATGCCGGGGTCATCGGAAGGTGTGACGACTCTGTGACCTTCCGTGGTACGGAACTATTTCAGAAGCTCGAGAGTGGAGTGTGCAACATCCCTGAACCTGTCCCACTCCCTG GCCAAAATTATCCAACTGCTTTCGTAGTGATCGCGGACGCAGCCTTCTCAATGAAATACTACATGTTGAGACCCTATGCACAGAGAGAACTGCAAAGCAAAGCAAATCGTGTGTACAATTACAG ATAA